In the genome of Bremerella sp. JC817, one region contains:
- a CDS encoding LysR substrate-binding domain-containing protein: MEIHQLRYFVAVAELENFTRAAEQCHVTQPSLSQQIAKLERELDTRLLDRLGRTVVLTDSGKELLPRARRILKEVDAAEGWFKQPEGPEVVSLRVGALPTIAPFKLPTIVQHFRQEMPKVALTLVEDYTDHLLDRLLKGTLDVAILALPIEDARLQVEPLFREPLMVAMPPDHPLADKPAVSFSQVRQEPFVLLHEIHCLGEQILGFCRQQEFQPHVVCESAQISTIQEMIRLGVGISLLPEMAIDPDDTSCVYRPIRKIQPFRTIAAAWNRHRTSTPPQRRLLEILRQEDAALVT, translated from the coding sequence ATGGAAATTCATCAGCTACGCTACTTCGTGGCGGTCGCCGAGCTCGAGAACTTTACCCGAGCCGCCGAGCAGTGCCACGTCACGCAGCCTTCCTTGAGCCAGCAGATCGCCAAGCTCGAGCGCGAGCTCGATACGCGGCTGTTGGATCGCTTGGGACGCACGGTCGTTCTGACCGATTCCGGCAAAGAACTACTCCCCCGGGCACGTCGCATCTTGAAAGAAGTCGACGCCGCCGAAGGTTGGTTCAAGCAGCCTGAGGGGCCGGAAGTGGTCAGCTTGCGGGTCGGGGCGTTGCCAACGATCGCTCCTTTCAAGCTTCCGACCATCGTGCAGCACTTCCGCCAAGAGATGCCGAAGGTCGCGCTGACGCTGGTCGAGGACTACACCGACCATCTTCTCGATCGCCTGCTGAAAGGGACGCTGGACGTGGCGATCCTGGCCCTGCCGATCGAAGATGCCCGGCTGCAAGTCGAGCCCCTCTTCCGCGAACCGCTGATGGTCGCGATGCCCCCAGACCATCCGCTAGCAGACAAGCCGGCGGTCTCGTTCAGCCAGGTTCGCCAGGAACCGTTTGTGCTGCTGCACGAGATCCATTGCCTCGGAGAGCAGATCCTGGGATTCTGCCGGCAGCAAGAGTTTCAGCCGCATGTTGTCTGCGAAAGTGCCCAGATCTCGACGATCCAGGAGATGATTCGCCTGGGGGTGGGGATCTCACTGCTGCCCGAAATGGCGATCGATCCTGACGATACATCGTGTGTTTATCGGCCGATTCGCAAGATTCAGCCGTTCCGAACGATCGCCGCGGCCTGGAATCGACATCGCACCTCGACCCCGCCGCAGCGCCGGTTACTCGAGATCTTACGGCAAGAAGATGCCGCCCTCGTGACATAA
- a CDS encoding aminodeoxychorismate/anthranilate synthase component II translates to MILLIDNYDSFTYNLVQRLGEIDPTLDLQVYRNDQIDCATIEKMAPTHLIVSPGPCTPNEAGISVEAIKYFADKLPILGVCLGHQSMGQAFGGTIVRAERLMHGKTDEIYHDDRGLFEGMPNPFIATRYHSLVIKPDTLPEDFEVAAWSIMPNGEKEIMSIRHKTLPLMGLQFHPESFLSETGTDMLRRFLEIQPAPSS, encoded by the coding sequence ATGATTCTGCTGATCGACAACTACGACTCGTTCACTTACAACCTGGTCCAACGGCTAGGAGAGATCGATCCTACGCTCGATCTGCAGGTCTATCGCAACGACCAGATCGACTGTGCGACGATTGAAAAGATGGCCCCCACCCATCTGATCGTCTCGCCCGGTCCTTGCACGCCGAATGAAGCGGGCATCTCGGTCGAAGCCATCAAGTACTTCGCCGACAAGCTGCCGATCCTGGGCGTTTGCCTGGGCCATCAATCGATGGGGCAGGCCTTTGGCGGAACGATCGTGCGCGCCGAACGTCTGATGCACGGCAAGACGGACGAGATTTATCACGACGATCGTGGTCTGTTCGAGGGAATGCCCAATCCGTTTATCGCCACTCGTTATCACAGCCTGGTGATCAAACCAGACACGCTCCCAGAAGATTTCGAAGTTGCGGCTTGGAGTATCATGCCAAATGGCGAGAAAGAGATCATGTCGATCCGCCACAAGACGCTGCCTCTGATGGGACTGCAATTCCATCCTGAGAGTTTCCTGAGCGAAACGGGGACCGACATGTTGCGTCGTTTTCTGGAGATTCAGCCAGCCCCGAGTTCCTAG
- the glp gene encoding gephyrin-like molybdotransferase Glp: MLSVNQALEQVSQHSYPLPTHECSAFEALGAALAEDLVSPVESPAFDKAMMDGFALRSADTCGGSANLEIVEEITAGNTASESIQEGMAARIMTGAPMPKGADAVVMVEHTQIDSENVDRVQILDEVPTGSHVLKRGGLLEKGQVVLSAGSIIRPIEVGILADLAGGRVTVRRKPKVAIISTGDELVEAHEEPGPGQIRNTNGPMLAAMATEAGAEAKRLGIVRDNREHLYAAIQEGLEADILLISGGMSVGVKDLGPGILAEHGVEKVFHKVNLKPGKPLWFGKREGSGTPTLVFGLPGNPVSSLVCFHLFVRSALNAMMGRTAVSPFVPGFLLTRDFANPGDRPVFFPAYACRKEGAGATIAPLNWKGSADLATLAKANALACFDANSQYEAGQFISAVMV; encoded by the coding sequence ATGCTGTCCGTCAATCAGGCACTCGAACAGGTATCGCAACATTCCTACCCGCTTCCAACCCACGAGTGCAGTGCTTTTGAAGCACTTGGCGCAGCACTCGCAGAAGATCTTGTAAGCCCCGTCGAATCGCCCGCGTTCGACAAAGCCATGATGGATGGCTTCGCTCTGCGTTCGGCCGACACCTGCGGTGGATCGGCCAATCTGGAAATCGTCGAAGAGATCACCGCCGGCAACACGGCCAGCGAATCGATCCAGGAAGGGATGGCCGCCCGGATCATGACCGGCGCCCCCATGCCCAAAGGTGCCGACGCTGTGGTGATGGTCGAACACACCCAGATCGATTCCGAAAACGTCGATCGCGTGCAGATCCTGGATGAAGTTCCAACCGGCAGCCACGTTTTGAAACGCGGAGGCTTGCTCGAGAAAGGTCAGGTTGTTCTGTCGGCCGGGTCGATCATTCGCCCGATTGAAGTTGGTATTCTGGCCGACCTGGCAGGCGGACGTGTCACCGTCCGGCGCAAGCCGAAGGTCGCCATCATCTCGACCGGCGACGAACTGGTCGAAGCCCACGAAGAGCCTGGCCCGGGCCAAATCCGCAATACTAATGGCCCCATGTTGGCCGCCATGGCAACCGAAGCAGGGGCCGAAGCGAAGCGTTTGGGTATCGTCCGCGATAACCGCGAACACCTTTACGCCGCGATCCAGGAAGGTCTGGAAGCGGACATTCTGTTAATTTCTGGTGGAATGTCGGTTGGCGTCAAAGATTTAGGGCCTGGCATTCTGGCCGAACATGGCGTCGAGAAGGTGTTCCATAAAGTCAATCTCAAGCCGGGCAAGCCGCTCTGGTTCGGCAAGCGCGAAGGAAGTGGCACGCCGACGCTCGTGTTTGGACTGCCAGGCAATCCGGTGAGCAGCCTCGTTTGTTTTCACTTGTTTGTGCGTTCGGCATTGAATGCCATGATGGGCCGAACCGCTGTTTCTCCGTTCGTTCCGGGCTTCCTGCTGACGCGCGACTTTGCCAACCCTGGCGACCGCCCGGTTTTCTTTCCGGCGTACGCATGTCGAAAAGAAGGAGCCGGTGCGACAATCGCGCCACTCAACTGGAAGGGCTCGGCCGACCTGGCGACGTTGGCTAAGGCCAATGCACTGGCCTGTTTCGACGCCAACAGCCAGTATGAAGCTGGCCAATTTATCTCTGCAGTGATGGTCTAA
- a CDS encoding ester cyclase gives MSQLTQLAETWFEEVWNQRNDNAIFELSDENAVGYAESDVRYFSMETFKEFRDNVLKAMPDVRIDVEDTIEQPPNVVVRWFLTGTHTGDGFGFTPTHSRVTLRGMTWLRVNENNKFIEGWDCWNQGRMLQIFVGATKPSPNRSQDPK, from the coding sequence GTGAGCCAACTCACCCAGCTTGCCGAGACCTGGTTCGAAGAGGTTTGGAACCAACGTAACGACAACGCCATCTTCGAACTCTCTGATGAAAACGCCGTGGGATACGCCGAGTCGGACGTCCGCTATTTCAGCATGGAAACTTTCAAAGAGTTTCGCGACAACGTGCTCAAAGCGATGCCGGACGTGCGGATCGACGTTGAAGATACGATCGAGCAGCCGCCGAACGTGGTTGTTCGCTGGTTTCTGACCGGGACGCACACCGGCGATGGCTTTGGTTTCACACCGACCCACTCGCGTGTCACGCTGCGAGGCATGACCTGGCTCCGCGTCAACGAAAACAACAAGTTCATCGAAGGATGGGACTGTTGGAACCAGGGGCGGATGCTGCAGATCTTTGTCGGGGCGACGAAGCCAAGCCCCAATCGTTCGCAAGATCCGAAGTAG
- the lnt gene encoding apolipoprotein N-acyltransferase, which yields MHASDSQAASTPDVSSASFSFSWRCVLFLSCASALLLAAAYPPLNLWPLAWVAPIGWLMLIRVDTLPKRSYWWIYLSGFLFWMTVLHGIGNAHWATRLLGWPILCSYLAVYTPLFVGLSRLLVLRAYVPLPLAAPVVWTGLEYIRAHFATGFSIAQLGHTQATVPLLIQVAEFTGAYGVGFAMLLVLGLAVAALPGARRHPATRQLPLWLARTGLIVCSLLMAVGYVVWGTMLFHASSKLEWGYSHGGQRDPVEPVKIGLVQGSIDTVFGDPTQSERTFEQYTALTDHLVQNHPNLDLIVWPETTMGDHMVFEIGADFAAPKDLKIDEAEFRKRILERADGFNGFLHDLGVNRWKSPLLLGTSVVRYGNQRMEHANAAIYVGHEGTIVTRYDKVHPVMFGEYVPLGDYVPWIYDLLPIGGGLTPGKGPVTVDVDGVSLVPCICFENTVPHLVAGQVRELDQAGIDVDALVTLTNDGWFWGSSILDLHLACARFRAVENRRPMLVAANTGISAVIDSQGKLLQYSPTRKTTYLVADVAPTVRPISSYTKNGDWFAGLCLTLTVIGAIAGWIVSRRPPPTAPQKGN from the coding sequence GTGCACGCATCCGATTCCCAAGCTGCCTCAACTCCCGACGTTTCGAGTGCGTCGTTTTCGTTTAGCTGGCGGTGTGTTCTGTTTTTAAGTTGTGCCAGTGCCTTGCTGCTGGCGGCTGCCTATCCACCTCTCAACCTGTGGCCCTTGGCTTGGGTGGCGCCGATCGGCTGGCTGATGCTGATCCGTGTCGATACGCTGCCCAAGCGAAGCTATTGGTGGATCTACCTCAGCGGGTTTCTGTTCTGGATGACCGTGCTGCACGGCATCGGCAATGCTCACTGGGCGACCCGGCTGCTCGGTTGGCCGATCTTATGTAGTTATCTGGCGGTCTACACGCCGCTGTTTGTCGGCTTGTCACGACTGCTGGTGCTACGAGCCTATGTCCCTCTCCCGTTGGCCGCTCCAGTCGTGTGGACCGGTCTGGAGTACATTCGAGCCCATTTCGCGACCGGATTCTCGATCGCACAGCTTGGCCATACGCAGGCCACTGTTCCACTGCTGATTCAGGTCGCGGAATTCACGGGGGCGTACGGCGTGGGCTTCGCAATGCTGCTAGTCCTGGGTCTGGCAGTCGCCGCATTGCCGGGGGCTCGGCGACATCCGGCGACTCGGCAGCTGCCGCTTTGGCTGGCCCGAACTGGCTTGATTGTTTGCTCGCTGTTGATGGCTGTTGGTTACGTGGTTTGGGGCACGATGCTGTTCCACGCCAGCAGCAAACTGGAGTGGGGCTATTCGCACGGGGGCCAACGCGATCCGGTTGAACCGGTGAAGATCGGTCTCGTGCAGGGTTCGATCGATACGGTCTTCGGCGATCCAACGCAGTCGGAACGTACCTTCGAGCAGTACACGGCCCTGACCGACCACCTGGTCCAAAATCATCCGAACCTCGACCTGATCGTCTGGCCAGAGACGACGATGGGGGACCATATGGTCTTCGAGATCGGTGCTGATTTCGCCGCGCCGAAAGACTTGAAGATCGACGAGGCTGAATTTCGAAAACGGATTCTCGAACGAGCCGACGGGTTCAATGGCTTCCTCCACGATCTGGGTGTGAACCGTTGGAAGTCACCGCTGCTGCTGGGGACTTCGGTCGTTCGGTATGGCAACCAGCGGATGGAGCACGCCAACGCCGCGATCTATGTCGGGCACGAAGGAACCATCGTTACCCGCTACGACAAAGTCCACCCGGTGATGTTTGGCGAGTATGTCCCGCTGGGGGATTACGTTCCGTGGATCTACGATCTGCTGCCGATCGGTGGCGGGCTGACCCCAGGCAAAGGCCCGGTCACGGTCGATGTCGACGGTGTCTCGCTGGTCCCTTGTATCTGCTTCGAGAACACCGTACCCCACCTCGTTGCGGGGCAGGTTCGAGAGCTTGATCAGGCGGGGATCGATGTCGACGCCTTGGTCACGTTGACCAACGATGGCTGGTTCTGGGGTTCCAGCATCCTCGATCTGCACCTGGCGTGTGCCCGGTTTCGAGCGGTCGAGAATCGTCGACCGATGCTCGTGGCTGCCAATACGGGGATCTCAGCCGTGATCGACTCGCAGGGGAAGCTGCTGCAATACTCGCCCACCCGAAAAACCACTTATCTCGTGGCTGATGTAGCGCCCACGGTGCGACCAATCTCGTCGTACACCAAGAACGGGGACTGGTTCGCCGGGTTATGCCTGACGTTGACGGTTATCGGGGCGATTGCCGGGTGGATAGTCTCGCGAAGACCGCCACCTACCGCTCCCCAGAAGGGCAATTAG
- a CDS encoding response regulator: MTSEPIVHFVDDDPAARDSLLQLAKSVGFTAYTYGSGEEFLEQIQPTQPGCVVLDIRLPGISGLEVHRRINQANLPLIVIFLSAHADVPTTVQAMKLGAFELFQKPCNTTRLIDAIRQAMDKNQQSFQKHVKRQEAEQLLSDLSAEETKVLELMFLGRTNQEIADHLQLSLRTVQFRRSSIFRKTNVNTKARLFDMLFDAGWSPSTQIAETEEAARNGG; the protein is encoded by the coding sequence ATGACTTCAGAACCGATTGTTCATTTCGTCGACGATGATCCCGCCGCTCGCGACTCTTTGTTGCAGCTGGCCAAGTCGGTAGGCTTCACCGCCTACACCTATGGCTCTGGCGAGGAATTTCTCGAACAAATCCAACCTACGCAGCCTGGCTGTGTCGTTCTCGACATTCGTTTGCCAGGTATTTCGGGGCTGGAAGTGCATCGTCGTATCAACCAGGCAAACTTGCCGTTGATCGTCATCTTTCTGTCGGCCCACGCCGACGTACCGACGACGGTCCAGGCAATGAAGCTGGGGGCGTTCGAGCTCTTCCAGAAGCCTTGCAACACGACGCGTCTGATCGATGCCATTCGCCAGGCGATGGATAAGAATCAGCAAAGCTTCCAGAAGCACGTCAAACGCCAAGAGGCCGAGCAGCTGCTCAGCGATCTTTCGGCGGAAGAGACCAAGGTGCTGGAGCTGATGTTCCTCGGACGTACCAACCAGGAAATTGCGGACCACCTGCAATTGAGCCTGCGAACGGTCCAGTTCCGACGTTCGAGCATCTTCCGCAAGACCAACGTCAACACCAAGGCACGTCTGTTCGACATGCTGTTCGACGCCGGCTGGAGCCCAAGCACGCAGATCGCCGAGACGGAGGAAGCCGCTCGCAACGGAGGCTAA
- a CDS encoding DUF1080 domain-containing protein, with protein MKLHLSSALALLLLLSCVATLPAAEKETEDKKSEGEWIQLFNGKDLTGWVPKVRYHELGENPANTFRVEDGLLTVSYADGYEDGFKETFGHLFYEKPFSNYRLRVEYRFLGDQCKGGPGWAFRNSGVMIHGEDPKTMGKDQDFPASIEVQLLGGREQGSRPTVNLCTPGTNVVMDGKLFKPHCINSSSDTYRGDQWVTCEIEAHGNGTIKHIIDGKVVLEYEKSQLDPSDAHSKELIEKAGGELMLSGGSISLQSESHPVQFRKVEIMLLDE; from the coding sequence ATGAAATTGCATCTCTCCTCCGCGCTCGCCTTGTTGTTGCTGTTGTCGTGCGTCGCTACCTTGCCAGCTGCGGAAAAGGAAACGGAAGACAAGAAATCGGAAGGGGAGTGGATTCAACTCTTCAACGGGAAAGACCTGACCGGTTGGGTCCCGAAGGTTCGTTACCACGAACTAGGCGAGAATCCTGCCAATACCTTCCGCGTGGAAGACGGCCTGCTGACTGTCTCGTATGCCGATGGCTACGAAGACGGGTTCAAAGAAACGTTCGGCCACTTGTTCTATGAGAAACCATTCAGTAATTATCGTCTGCGTGTCGAATACCGCTTCCTGGGCGACCAGTGCAAGGGTGGACCGGGCTGGGCTTTCCGCAATAGTGGTGTGATGATTCATGGCGAAGATCCGAAGACCATGGGTAAAGATCAAGACTTTCCCGCTTCGATCGAAGTGCAACTGCTCGGCGGCCGAGAACAAGGTTCGCGTCCGACCGTCAACTTGTGCACGCCAGGAACCAACGTGGTGATGGACGGCAAGCTGTTCAAGCCACATTGCATCAATAGTTCGTCAGACACTTACCGTGGCGACCAGTGGGTCACGTGTGAAATTGAAGCCCACGGCAACGGTACCATCAAACACATTATCGACGGCAAGGTCGTGCTCGAATACGAAAAGTCACAGCTCGACCCTAGCGATGCCCACTCCAAAGAACTGATTGAAAAGGCTGGCGGCGAACTGATGCTCTCGGGCGGTTCAATTTCGCTGCAATCGGAAAGCCATCCGGTTCAGTTCCGTAAAGTGGAAATCATGCTGCTCGACGAGTAG
- a CDS encoding diacylglycerol kinase family protein, translating into MKTCTLFNGRSGGADTIGPQVEKLAERDGSCWIRLDQLQGDQQLVDIIGERQPQRVILVGGDGTVSRSLATLSTPNDLEFGIVPTGTGNDLARSLDIPLNQVEAAWDLAIQGEAKLMDLIETSIDEPHLLMNAVTAGIGGVVAEEVQSETKHTYGALAYWMAALSVLSDPPKFQIRMKLDQQQVIEEEVFAFCVANGRCAGGGFVIAPTAQLNDGKIHVTILPVLSTVELFASGLNFVLTNEDAQRRIVTYNAEEVEFVATPEVPCSLDGEKGSFASIKFRILPGSRRLVGGPNAAFA; encoded by the coding sequence ATGAAAACCTGCACGCTCTTCAACGGCCGATCAGGCGGGGCCGACACGATCGGCCCTCAAGTCGAAAAGCTTGCCGAGCGTGATGGGTCGTGTTGGATCCGTCTCGACCAGCTTCAAGGAGATCAGCAGCTGGTCGATATCATCGGTGAACGTCAACCTCAGCGGGTGATCCTGGTGGGGGGCGATGGCACTGTCAGCCGGTCTCTGGCGACGCTCTCTACGCCGAACGATCTGGAGTTCGGCATCGTTCCGACCGGTACCGGTAACGACCTGGCGCGTTCCCTCGACATTCCCTTGAACCAGGTCGAAGCGGCCTGGGATCTGGCGATCCAAGGGGAAGCGAAGTTGATGGATCTGATCGAGACCTCGATCGACGAGCCCCATCTGCTGATGAACGCCGTAACCGCAGGTATTGGCGGTGTCGTGGCTGAAGAAGTCCAATCCGAAACCAAGCATACCTACGGGGCACTAGCCTACTGGATGGCGGCGTTGTCGGTTCTTTCGGATCCGCCCAAGTTTCAGATCCGCATGAAGCTCGATCAGCAGCAAGTGATTGAAGAAGAGGTCTTCGCGTTCTGCGTTGCGAACGGACGCTGTGCCGGCGGTGGCTTCGTGATCGCACCGACGGCTCAGTTGAACGATGGCAAGATTCACGTGACCATTCTGCCGGTGCTTTCGACCGTTGAACTGTTTGCGTCAGGTTTGAATTTCGTACTGACCAATGAAGATGCTCAGCGACGAATCGTGACATACAACGCCGAAGAGGTCGAGTTTGTCGCCACGCCAGAAGTCCCTTGCAGCCTGGATGGCGAGAAGGGATCGTTCGCGTCGATCAAGTTCCGGATTCTGCCCGGCTCGAGGCGATTGGTGGGCGGGCCGAACGCAGCTTTCGCATAA
- a CDS encoding dienelactone hydrolase family protein: MKLTQAFCMALLLLFPLVSTVQAEEKEPAALSEETFDLPGGKQMHFLLYLPKGYEEQEHWPLVLFLHGAGERGDDLSKVKKHGPPKLVENGQDFPFIMIAPQCPQGTWWITEDLVALMDHIVEIHNVDESRVYVTGLSMGGRGTWQVAGAMSDKLAAIAPICGPSQVEVVEKIVNIPTWVFHGAKDPVVKVSQSEEMVKLLKEKGGNPKLTIYPEALHDSWTETYDNEEVFKWLLSHQLPKKEDEAKPE, encoded by the coding sequence ATGAAATTGACCCAAGCGTTCTGCATGGCTCTACTACTGCTATTTCCGCTCGTTTCCACGGTTCAAGCCGAAGAGAAAGAGCCGGCCGCGTTGTCGGAAGAAACCTTCGATCTGCCCGGCGGCAAGCAGATGCACTTCCTGCTGTACCTTCCCAAAGGTTACGAAGAACAGGAACATTGGCCGCTGGTGCTCTTTCTGCATGGTGCCGGAGAACGAGGCGATGACCTCTCGAAGGTCAAAAAGCATGGCCCACCCAAGCTGGTTGAAAACGGCCAAGACTTTCCCTTCATCATGATCGCGCCACAGTGCCCTCAAGGGACCTGGTGGATCACCGAGGACCTGGTCGCGTTGATGGATCACATTGTCGAGATTCACAACGTCGACGAAAGCCGTGTCTATGTGACCGGTTTGAGCATGGGTGGCCGCGGTACCTGGCAGGTCGCCGGTGCGATGTCGGACAAGCTGGCCGCGATCGCTCCGATCTGCGGTCCATCGCAGGTCGAAGTTGTTGAGAAGATCGTCAACATTCCGACCTGGGTGTTTCACGGAGCCAAAGACCCTGTCGTGAAGGTCAGCCAATCCGAAGAAATGGTCAAGCTGCTGAAAGAAAAGGGTGGCAATCCGAAGCTAACCATCTATCCCGAAGCGCTGCACGATAGCTGGACCGAAACGTACGACAACGAAGAAGTCTTCAAGTGGCTCCTGTCGCATCAGTTGCCCAAGAAGGAAGACGAAGCGAAGCCAGAGTAG
- a CDS encoding RNA-binding protein, translated as MKKKLYVGNLPYTYTGSDLENLFGQYGTVAYVSVISDRETGRSRGFGFVEMDNDQDATSAIDALNGFDCEGRKLVVNEAREREGRPGGGGGGGPRGGGRGGDRGGDRGGYRGGR; from the coding sequence GTGAAGAAGAAACTGTACGTGGGGAACCTTCCCTACACCTACACCGGCTCCGACTTGGAGAACTTGTTCGGTCAGTACGGTACTGTTGCTTACGTGAGTGTTATTTCCGATCGTGAAACTGGCCGTTCGCGCGGTTTCGGTTTCGTCGAAATGGACAACGATCAGGACGCTACCTCGGCTATCGACGCCCTCAATGGTTTCGATTGCGAAGGTCGCAAGCTGGTTGTCAATGAAGCTCGCGAACGCGAAGGTCGCCCAGGTGGCGGCGGCGGTGGCGGCCCACGCGGCGGTGGCCGTGGCGGCGATCGCGGTGGCGATCGTGGTGGCTACCGTGGCGGTCGCTAA
- a CDS encoding flagellar basal body-associated FliL family protein, which produces MRWPAITRYFWLIILVLAVGCGSEATDATAEGEAPPELPPTEVAIGDYAFRAYDPASNTQTRFDFSLAGLVDASIQDGLETELEKKKFRIRDRVMIVSRESTIEELEDPDLVMFRRRLLKEVNRLIEDGQFRDIYVSHFRVKTR; this is translated from the coding sequence ATGCGTTGGCCTGCGATCACTCGTTATTTCTGGTTGATAATCCTGGTTCTGGCCGTTGGCTGCGGAAGCGAGGCAACCGACGCCACTGCGGAAGGAGAGGCCCCTCCGGAACTGCCTCCGACCGAAGTGGCGATCGGCGACTATGCATTTCGGGCGTACGATCCGGCCTCGAATACGCAGACCCGCTTCGATTTCTCGTTGGCCGGCCTGGTCGACGCCAGTATTCAGGATGGCCTGGAAACCGAGCTTGAGAAGAAGAAGTTCCGCATCCGCGACCGGGTGATGATTGTCTCGCGCGAGTCGACGATCGAAGAGCTGGAAGATCCGGATCTGGTGATGTTCCGCCGCCGTTTGCTAAAGGAAGTGAACCGTCTGATCGAAGATGGCCAGTTCCGCGACATCTACGTGAGCCACTTTCGGGTGAAGACTCGGTAG